CGGGGCGCTGACCACGCCGACGATCGGGATGCCGTCGCGCAGCAGGGCGATCAGCGTCGCCCAGATCGGCACCCCGCGCACGAAGTTCTTCGTCGCGTCGATCGGGTCGATCACCCATTGACGCCCCGCGAATACCGCTGTGCCGCCGAACTCCTCGCCCAGAATCAGATCGTGTGGCCGCTCGGCCGCCAGCGTCCCGCGCAGCACCTGTTCGACGGCGGTGTCCGCGTCGGTGACCGGGGTCAGGTCCGGCTTGCTCTCGACCCGCAGGTCCAGAGCGCCGAACCGGTCCATGGTGAGAGCGTCGGCCTGATCGGCCAGTCGCAGCGCCAGCAGCATGTCATCGCGGACCGTTGTCATGTCTGCCGTCCTACCATGTCGGCTTATGGAACTCGTCATGATCCTGGTGCTGCTGGGCGCCCTGGCGGTTCTCGTGGCGCCGCGGATCATGCGCCGTCGCGGAATCCCCGGTGAGCAGGCCGTGGGCACGCTGCTGGTGACCGGGGTGAGCCCGAAGCCGGACGTCGCCGGCGAGCAGTTCGTCACCATCACCGGCGTGATCAACGGCCCGACCGTCAACGAGCACGTGGTGTATCAGCGGATGGCCGTCGACGTCGACAACTGGCCGAGAATCGGGGACCTGATCCCGGTCGTCTATTCGCCGAACAACCCCGACAACTGGCGGTTCGCCCCGCCCGATCCGCCGCCCCCGGCGTCCTGACCGCTCAGCCGTGCCCGATGCGGATCAGCTCGGCCACGTTCGCCACCTTCACCCGCGGCCGGCCGAGCGGCTCACCCGCGGCGCGCTCGTAGTCGTCGATGGCCTTCCAGTGTTGCTGGGTCACGACCTTGGGCTGGCGCTCCAGCAGCCACTGCATCAGCTGCTCGCCGTGGTCGGCGCCGAAGTCGGCGAGCTCGGCGCCGGCGAAATCCTTCACCAGGGTGTCGACGGTCTCCTGCGCATCGCTCTTGTTGCTGCCGATCACCCCGGTCGGGCCGCGCTTGATCCACCCGACGACGTACTCGTTGCGGCTGCCGTCGATCCGCCCGGCGGTGTGCGGAATGACGCCGGCGCGGTCGTCGAACGGCAGGCCCGGCAGCGGCACCCCGCGGTAGCCGACCGCCCGGATCACCAGCTGCGCGGGCAGTTCCTCGCGCTCGCCGGTGTCGCGCGCCACCACCCGGCCGTCCTCCTCGACCAGCTTGTTGCGGCCCAGCACGATCGACTCGACCCTGCCGTCGCCCTTGATCTCGATCGGTGAGGTGCAGAACCGGAACACGATGCGGCGCCGGGCCCCCTTCGGCGGGGTCTCGGCGTAGCCGCGCAACACCTTGATGTTGTTGCGCACCGTCTTGCCGGCCGCCTGCAGGTCCTCCTCGGTGATGTCGGCCAGATCCGCCGGATCGACGATCACGTCGACGTCGGCCAGGCCCTCCAGTTGGCCGAGCTCGCGCAGCTCAAGCGTGGTGAACGGCGCCTGCAGCGGCCCGCGCCGGCCGACGATCAGCACCTCCTCCACCCCGCGCTGGTGCAGTGACTCCAGCGCGTGGTCGGCGATGTCGGTACGGGCCAGCACGTCCGGATTGGTGACCAGGATGCGCGCCACGTCCAGTGCCACGTTGCCGTTGCCGATCACCACCGCCCGGCCGCTCGACAGGTCCGGGCCCTTGTCCTCGTAGTGCGGGTGGGCGTTGTACCAGCCGACGAACTCGACCGCCGAAACGCTGCCGGGCAGGTCCTCACCGGGGATCCGCAGCGAGCGGTCCGACTGGGCGCCGACCGCGTAGATCACCGCGTCGTAGCGTTCGGCGAGCTCGGCCGGCTGCACATGCTCGCCGACCCTGATGTTGCCGAAGAACCGGAACCGCGGGTCGAGCGCGGTCTTCTCGAACTGTGCGCTGATCGACTTGATCTTGGGGTGGTCGGGAGCCACGCCGGAGCGCACCAGCCCCCACGGGGTGGGCAGCATCTCCAGCATGTCGATCCGGACATCCACCTCGTCCTGCGAGTCGGCGAACTTCAGCAGCGAGGCCGCCGCAAAGTAGCCGGACGGCCCTGAACCGACGATCGCCACATAGTACGGGCGCATACACAGCTTTCTGTTGCTCATTCGGTCACGCGCAAAGGGGCTGTCGCGGCGTGTCCGCACTGGTTGCCATTGCTGATGCTAGACCGGCGCCGCGCCGTGCGCCGGGCAGATCGGCGCGATCCGCGTGGCGCCCGGGAACGGCGCGGTGCGGGGCCCCGCAGGTGAGCGGCGGTGGGCCGGTGTCGCGATGTGGGTACCCTGAACTGCTGTGGATCCCGACCGTCAAGCCGATATAGCCGCCCTCGACTCCACCCTCACCACGGTGGAGCGGGTGCTCGACGTCGACGGGATGCGGAAGCGGATCAAGGAACTCGAGGAGCTGGCCGCCGACCCTCACCTGTGGGACGACCAGGACCGCGCGCAGAAGATCACCAGCGAGCTGTCCCGCACCCAGGGTGAGTTGCGCCGCGTCGAGGACCTCCGGCGCCGCCTCGACGACCTGCCGGTGCTCTACGAGCTCGCCGAGGAGGAGAACTCCGCCGACGCCCGCGACGAGGCGGACGCGGAGCTCAAGCGGCTGCGTGAGGACATCGAGGCGATGGAGGTCCGCACGCTGCTGTCCGGCGAGTACGACCAGCGCGAGGCGCTGGTGACCATCCGCTCCGGCGCCGGCGGCGTGGACGCCGCGGACTGGGCCGAGATGCTGATGCGGATGTACATCCGCTGGGCTGAGAAGCACGGCTATCCCGTCGAGGTGCTCGACACCTCCTACGCGGAGGAGGCCGGGATCAAGAGCGCGACGTTCGTCGTGCACGCGCCCTACGCCTACGGCACCCTCTCGGTGGAGCAGGGCACCCACCGGCTGGTGCGCATCAGCCCGTTCGACAACCAGAGCCGGCGCCAGACGTCGTTCGCCGACGTCGAGGTGCTGCCCGTCGTGGAGCAGACCGACCACATCGACATCCCGGAGAGCGAGATCCGCGTCGACGTGTACCGCTCCAGCGGGCCCGGCGGGCAGTCGGTCAACACCACCGACTCGGCGGTGCGGATCACCCACCTGCCCACCGGCATCGTGGTGACCTGCCAGAACGAGAAGTCGCAGCTGCAGAACAAGCTGTCGGCGATGCGGGTGCTGCAGGCCAAGCTCTTGGAACGCAAACGCCAGGAGGAGCGCGCCGAACTGGATGCGCTGAAGAGCGACGGCAGCGCGTCGTGGGGCAACCAGATGCGCTCCTACGTGCTACACCCGTATCAGATGGTCAAGGACCTGCGCACCGAGTACGAGGTCGGCAACCCGGCCGCGGTGCTCGACGGTGACATCGACGGCTTCATCGAAGCCGGAATCCGTTGGCGCAACCGAAAAGATGACGACTAGCACGCTGCTGGCACAGTCCTTCGCCGACCGGTGGGTCGGCTTCTGGCGCGGCGACATCGGCATCTGGATCCTCGAGCGCGGTGTGCCGATCGCACTGCTGTTGGTCGGCGGGCTGCTCGCGGCGCGGTTCATCAACTGGTCCGCTCAGCGCATTGTGCGGCGCATCGACGCCGAGTACCAGGAGAGCGATCAACTGGTGCGCTCGGAGAGCACCAAACACCGCCAGGCGGTCGCCTCGGTCATCTCCTGGGTGTCGGTGGCGCTGCTGTTCATCGTGGTGGCGGTGCAGATCACCAACATCCTGCAGATCCCGGTCGGCTCGCTGGTCGCACCCGCGGCGGTGCTGGGCGCCGCGCTCGGTTTCGGCGCCCAGAAGCTGGTGCAGGACCTGCTGGCCGGGTTCTTCATCATCACCGAGCGGCAGTACGGCTTCGGCGACCTGGTCCGGCTGAGCATGGTCGGCGCGCCCGACGAGTCGCTGGGCACGGTGGAGGAGGTCACCCTGCGGGTGACCAAACTGCGCACCCCCGAGGGGGAGATGTACACCATCCCCAACGGCAACATCGTCCGCTCGCTGAACCTGTCGAAGGACTGGGCGCGTGCGGTCATCGACATCCCGGTGCCGACGTCGGCGGACCTCAGCGTGGTCAACGACGTGCTGCACGCGGTCGCCGAGCGGGCCACCGAGGACCCTGTGCTCAAGCCGTTGATGCTCGACGCGCCGCAGTTGATGGGGGTGGAGAGCATCGGGGTCGACTCGGTGAACCTGCGCATGGTGGCCCGCACCCTGCCCGGTAAGCAGTTCGAGGTCGGCCGGCACATCCGGGTGCTTGTCGTCGAGGCCCTGCGCCGGGCCGGAGTCGTCTCCCCGACCGACGCCACCACCCCGATGGTCGGTGCGATCGTGCATCCGGCGACCGCCGACGGCGCCGCGGAGTCCACCCAGGGGCCACCGGAGGACAAGAAGGACGGGGACAAGAAGGACGAGGACAAGAAGGACAAGGCAAAGTGAAGTCCTGGTTCACCGCCCGGCTGGGTCGCATGCGGGTGTCGACGATCGTGCTGATCGTCGCGTTCATCGCGCTGTTCTGGGTGAACCAGACCTTCCGCCCGGAGCCGCGGCCCGAACCCGCGCCCGCGGTCGTACCGCCGGGTTTCATCCCCGATCCCGAGTACACCTGGGTGCCGCGCACCCAGGTCCGCCGCACCGAACCGGCCACCCCGACCACCACCGGCACGATCCCGACCACCACCAGCCCGATCCCGACGACCACCACCCCGACGACCACCCCACCGGTCCCGGCGACCGCACCGACGGCCACCTTGCCGGGCCCGACCACCACGGTGGTCGACCCGGACGGGTTCGGCCCGCTGCCGCCGACCACCGTCACCGTCGTCACCGTCACCCCGACCTCACCGCAGTCGCCGCCGGTGGGGCCGCCGTCCGGGCCGCTGCCGCCCCCGCCGACGACGACGCAGATTCCGCCTGGCTAGCTCACCCAGGTCGCCCCGCTACACTGGCGTGCCGTGATGATCACCCTCGACCGCGTGTCCAAGCAGTACAAATCCTCGGCACGCCCCGCGCTGGACAACGTGTCGGTCAAGATCGACAAGGGTGAGTTCGTTTTCCTCATCGGCCCCTCGGGGTCGGGCAAGTCGACGTTCATGCGGCTGCTGCTCGCCGAGGAGAAGCCGACATCGGGTGACATCCGTGTCTCGAAGTTCCACGTCAACAAGCTCTCGGGCCGGCACATCCCGGCGTTGCGGCAGGTGATCGGCTGCGTGTTCCAGGACTTCCGGCTGCTGCAGCAGAAGACCGTGTTCGACAACGTGGCGTTCGCGCTGGAGGTCATCGGCAAGCGCAAGGAGGTGATCAACCGGGTGGTGCCCGAGGTGTTGGAGATGGTCGGGCTGTCCGGTAAGGCCAACCGGCTGCCGCACGAACTGTCCGGCGGCGAACAGCAGCGGGTCGCGATCGCCCGCGCGTTCGTCAACCGCCCGCTGGTGCTGCTGGCCGACGAGCCCACCGGCAACCTGGACCCCGAAACCAGCAAGGACATCATGGACCTGCTCGAACGAATCAACCGCACCGGCACGACGGTGGTGATGGCCACCCACGACCACCACATCGTCGACTCGATGCGCCAGCGCGTCGTCGAGTTGGAACTGGGCAGGCTTGTTCGTGACGAACAGCGCGGCGTCTACGGAATGGACCGCTAGTGCGCTTCGGATTCCTCGTCAACGAGGTTCTGACCGGCTTCCGCCGCAATGTGACGATGACGATCGCGATGATCCTCACCACCGCGATCTCGGTCGGCCTGTTCGGCGGCGGGCTGCTGGTGGTGCGCCTCGCCGACCAGTCCCGCGACATCTACCTCGACCGGGTGGAGAGCCAGGTCTTTCTGACCGACGAGGTGTCGGCCACCGACCCCAGCTGTGACGCCGACCCGTGCAAGGCGCTGCGGGAGAAGATCGAGGAGCGCGACGACGTGCGGTCGGTGCGCTTCCTCAACCGCGACGCCGCCTACGAGGACGCCACCAAGAAGATGCCGGCGCTCAAGGAGTACGCCGACAAGACCGCCTTCCCGGCGTCGTTCATCGTCAAACTCGACAACCCCGAACAGCATCCGCAGTTCGAGGATGCGATGGTCGGCCAGCCCGGGGTGCAGCGGGTGATGAACCAGAAGGTGCTCATCGACCGGCTGTTCGCGGTGCTCGACGGCATCCGCAATGTCGCGTTCGCGATCGCCTTCGTCCAAGCCATCGGCGCGATCCTGCTGATCGCCAACATGGTTCAGGTGGCCGCCTACACCCGCCGCACCGAGATCGGCATCATGCGCCTGGTCGGCGCGAGCCGCTGGTACACGCAGCTGCCGTTCCTGGTCGAGGCGATGCTGGCGGCGTTCATCGGCGTCGTCATCGCCATCATCGGCCTGGTGGTGGTGCGCGAGGTGTTCCTGGAGGACGCGCTCGACCAGTTCTACGAGGCCAATCTGATCGCCAGGGTGGACTGGGCGGACGTGCTGTACGGCTGTGCCCCGTGGATGCTGCTGCTGGGCCTGGCGATGGCGGGTATCACCGCGTATGTGACCCTGCGGATCTACGTACGTCGCTGACCATGGCGAAAGCGAAGAAGGCCAAGAAGACCGAGCCCGGCAAGGCCGGCAACAACCGGGTTGTCGCGACGAACCGCAAGGCGCGGCACAACTATTCGATCCTCGACACCTACGAGGCCGGGATCCAGTTGGTCGGGACCGAGGTCAAGAGCCTGCGCGAGGGGCAGGCGTCGCTGGCCGACGCGTTCGCCACCATCGACGACGGCGAGGTGTGGCTGCGCAACGTGCACATCCCCGAGTACCACCACGGCACCTGGACCAACCACGACCCGCGGCGCAAGCGCAAGCTGCTGCTGCACCGCAAGCAGATCGACCAGTTGATGGGCCGGGTGCGTGACGGCAACTGCACGCTGGTGCCGCTGTCGATGTACTTCACCGACGGTAAGGTCAAGGTCGAACTGGCGCTGGCCCGCGGTAAGGAGGCCCGGGACAAACGCCAGGACATCGCCCGCCGCGACGCGGAGCGGGAGATCGCCCGCGCGCTCGGCCGCCGGGCCAAGGGCATGCGCTGACGGGCCCCGGGACTGAACCGGCGGGGAACAAACCGTCGGGCCCCGTCGTTATAGTCGGCGTATCATGAGAAGTCCCGCCGCCTCGGCGGGGTGATCCTCGACAACCGAACATGGGGCTGAACGGTTTCGACTTCGCGCGTCGAATCAAGGGAAGCGTGCCGGTGCAGGCAACTGACCACCGTAAGCGTCGTTGCGAACAAATAAGCGCCGATTCTCATCAGCGCGACTACGCTCTCGCTGCCTAAGCGACAGCTAGTCTGTCAGCCCGGGACCTCCCTCGACCCGGTGTCTGGCATCAGCTAGAGGGATCCACCGATGCGTCCGGTCGCGGGACGCATCGGGACACCACACAGCGACTGGGATCGCCTTCCCGGCTTGTCCGCGTGACCGGGAGATCCGAGTAAGGGCATAGCGGACTGCGCACGGAGAAGCCTTGAGGGAACGTCGAAGGACCCGGGTTCAATTCCCGGCAGCTCCACGATCCGACTGGCCGGAGCGTTCAACGCTCCGGCCAGCCGCATTTCGCCCGCATCTCGCCGAGCGTGACGGGATCACGCCCAACACCTAGGACGCCGACCGGCGCCGCACCCGTCCGGGGGTGGCCGCGTCGGTGACCCGTTCGACGGACTCCACCGCTGCGGCGATGCGCGGGTACATCACCGCCGGCCCGACCCAGCGGGCCAGAAACGCCCGCAGCTGCGCACCGGTGCGGTTGGGCTGGTTGGTGTCGGCCAGGTAGGAATAGAGGATCCGCAGCAGGAACTCGGACAGCTCGCCGAGCGCGGCCTCGTCGAATCCGTACGCCTGCCAGTCCACCTGGTAGCGGTGCAGCATCGACCGGCTGAAGGCCAGCGCGGTCTCCGACGCCAGCGACGGTGCCAGCTCACCGCGGGAGCGTCGGCTCAGGATGTAGATGATGCGGTCGTCTGTGGACAGGTTCTCGATCGTGAACGCCAGCCCCTCGACCACCGCGGCGACCGGGTCGGTCTCGCCGGCCACATGGCGTGCCAGCTGGTCGAGGAAGCCGTCGCCGGAGCGCATCACGGTCGCGATCAGCAGCGCCTCGGTCCCGGGGAAGTAGCGGTAGACGGTCTGGCGGGTCACCCCCAGCGCCCGGGCGACATCGGACAGGCGCATCGCGGACCCGCGCTCGGCGATGATCTCGTCGGCCGCATCCAGGATCCGGTTGATCGCCTCCTCATCGGACGCCGGGGTGTTGCCGGCCCAGCCGTGGCGCCGCGCCATCAGCCGCCCACCACCGCTTTTGCGCCGATCGAATACCACCGGGCCGCGCACCGCGGTTCCTGCCGGTAGCGGGCGAGCCAGCGGTCGGCGAAGGGCGGGGTGTCGGCATGGGCCGGGTCGTGGCGGGGACCCTGGGAGCGGATGATCCCGGCGAGTATCGCCGCCATCTCTCGGGCGGGCACCCCCGCGTAGGTGCCCTGCCCGGGACCGGTCAGCCGGCGGGCCTCCCGGGCGGCGGCGAGCATCGCGCGGGGCGTGATGCGGTCCGGCAGCAGCCGGGCGTGATGGCCGCCGTCGGCCGCCGGTACGTGCCGCTGGAATCCCCGCACCACGATCGAGAGCACTTCGCTGAGATGCCGGATCACCGGGCCGATCGTACGCAGCCGGTACTGATAGTTGCCGTGGACGGCGTTGTACACCATCAGCGCCGAACTGCGGTGCTCGATCTCCTCCACGAAGTGCCAGAGAAACAACGACGCGACGCGCTCGTCGCCGGGTGCGAACAGCTTGTCCTCGTGGTCGAGGAATACCTTGAAGTACGGCGTGAAGGTGGCCTCGATGATCGCCGCGTAGGCCAGCCGCCACGCCAACGGCTTTGTCGCGTTGAGGTTTTCGTACGAGGCCAGCACATCGTCCATCACCTGCTGCAGGCCGGGCCAGCGCCGGACCAGGGCGCGGAAGTGGGTCAGGTGCGCCGCGGAGTGTTGCGCCTCCTGACGCAGGTACAGTTCGGCCTCTTCGACCTGCCGCGGATCGCGCATCAACGGGATCGCCTCGCGGGTGGCCGCGACGATCAGCTTCTCGAACCCGGGCGCGAGGAACGTGACCAGGTTGCAGTGCACCGAGAACGCCGGCCGCTGCGGGTTCCAGACGAACGGCACGTCGTCACCGGAGAGGTGGAATCGAACCCGCCGCACCGTCAGGTCTGTCATCGTGGCTCCTCGGGAATCGAACAAACTCAGACCATACGCCTTAGGAGATTTGTATGATTCGCGAATGGCTGAACCCGCGGTGAAGACGGCACCTGCGCTCGACGACAACAACGCGCTGCTCGGCGTGCCGTTCGACGACCCGGACGAGGTCATCCGGGCCGCGGTCGCCGAGGCGAGCGTTCCGGCGCTGCTGATGTCGATGGTGCACATGACCGGCGATCTCGACCTGCTCGACGAACTGCCCGGACCGGCCGCGCTCATCGCGATGGACCTGCAGGGGGCGATGAGCGAACCGGACAAACAACTGGTCCGCGACCGGGCCTTCGAGGTCATCCGTGACTACCGGGACCGGGGCTGCCCGCCGCCGTTCGTGCCGAACACCGAGCAGTTCAAGCGCATGCTCGACGTGGTCTCGGCGGGCACCGTCACCGACGAGCACCTCGACTACATCGCCGCCGACCTGCGGTTGTCCGACGCCGACCAGTGCGGGCCACCGCTGGCCTCGACACCTGGGCAGCGACGCGCGTTCCCGGTCGTCGTCATCGGCTGCGGCGAGGCCGGACTGCTGGCCGGAATCAAGCTCAAGGAGGCCGGGCTACCGTTCACCATCGTCGAGAAGCAGTCCGGTGTCGGCGGAACCTGGCTGGCCAACCGCTATCCGGGCTGCCGCGTCGACATCGCCAGCCAGTACTACACGTACTCGTTCGAACCCACCGACTACTGGCGCCACTACTACGCCGAACAACCCGAAATCCTGCAGTACCTGCGGGACGTCGCCGCGAAGTACGACATCGTGCCGCACGTGCGGTTCGACACCGAGGTGACCGCCGCGACCTGGGACGCGGCCACCGCGACCTGGCGGGTCGCCGTCCGCGGCGCCGACGGAACCACCGACGAGCTGACCGCCCGCGCGCTGATCTGTGCCGTCGGACAGTTCGGCAACCCGGTGATCCCGGACATCAAGGGCGCCAACCGATTCCGAGGTCCTGCCTTCCACACCGCCGATTGGCGCGACGACGTGGATCTGGGCGGCAAACGGGTCGCCGTCATCGGCGCGGGCGCGAGCGGATTCCAACTCGTGCCCGCGATCGCGGATCTGACCGAGCACGTCGACGTCTATCAGCGCACCCCGCAGTGGATGGCGCCCAACCCGATGTATCACGAGACCGTCCCCGACGCGGCCAGGTGGGCGATGCGCCATCTGCCGTACTACGCGCGGTGGTTGCGGTTCGTGTCGTGGTGGCCGATCGCCGACGCGCTCGACGAGCAGGTCCGCATCGACCCGGACTGGGACAACGGCGGCCTGTCCTGCAATGCCGCCAACCACGCCATCCGGGAGATCTTCATCGCGTGGATGCGCAACTTCTGCTCCGACGAGGACCTGCTGGAGAAGGTCACCCCCAAGTACCCGCCGATGGGCAAACGCACGTTGCAGGACAACGGAACCTGGTTGCTGACCCTGCAGCGCGACGACGTCGAGCTGATCACCGACGGCATCGCCGAGATCACCCCCGACGGGGTGGTCACCGTCGACGGCGTGCACCGGCCGGCCGATGTGCTGATCTGGGCCACCGGGTTCGACGTCAACCACCAACTCGGTCCGCTGAACATCCGCGGCATCGACGGGGTCGAGCTCAACAGCGCCTGGGACGACTCGCCTTACGCCTACCTGGGTATCACCGTTCCGGAATTCCCGAACTTCTTCTGCATGTTCGGCCCCGGCACCAACGCGGTCAACGGCGCCAGCATCATCTACAACTCCGAATGCCAGATGCGCTACATCCTGGGTTGCATCGACATGGTGCTCGCCGGTGGCCACGACTACGCGATGCCGCGGCACGAGGTCTGCGAGGAGTACCACCGCCGCAACCAGGAGTGGCTGCGGCACATGGTCTACAGCCATCCGGCGGTGTCGAGCAGCTACTACAGGAACTCCAAGGGTGAGCTGCCCACGCTCTACGGCTTCCGCATCTTCGACTACTGGCGCTGGACCCGGCACCCGAACCCGGACGACTACGAACTGCGGACGCGGTCGACCTTGAGGTAATCCAGGATCGCGGCGGCGACCGTCTCGGGCTGGTCGAGCTGCAGGAAGTGCCCGGCGCCCGGAATGGTGCGGACGCGGCTGCCCGGCGGCAGCGCGTCGATGGCACCGTCGAAGTATTCGACTCGCACCGCGCCGTCCTGCTCGCCCTGCAGTACCAGCACCGGGTGGGTGGGCAGTTTCAGTCGGAACCGGTGCAGTCCCCGGTACTGCGGAGCGGGCCGGGTGAAGCGCACCGCGTACCGGTAGTACGACACCGCCGCCCGCCGGTGCGCGCGATCGGGCAGTGCGGCGAGGGCGGCCGCGACGCCGTCGCGCACATCGGTGCCGGGCGGTGACCAGTCCCGCCACAGCCGGGGTATCACCCGGTTCAGCGTGCGCTCCGGGGCGAGCGGCAGCTGGAAGTACAGCACATACCAGCTGTAGCGCAGCTGTTTCGCCAGCAGCCGCGCACCGCCGGCCAGCCCGCGGCGCCGGTTGTCGATCGCCGGCAGCGGCGGAACCGACATCGCGATGTGTGCGGCGAACGGTGAACCGGGGTAGGCGGCCAGCCCGTAGGCGGTGAAGGCGCCCCAGTCATGTCCGATCAGCACCGCGTCGGCGGGTCGTCCGAGGTGGGTGTGCAGGTCGACGACATCGCTCATCAGGGCGCCGATCGAATAGTCGTCGTCGGGGGCCGGCCCGGTCGGGGCGTAGCCCCGGGTGAAGGGTGCGATCACCCGAAACCCGTTGGCCGCCAGGAGCGGAGCCAGGGACTTCCAGCTGCGCGCGCTGTCCGGGAAGCCGTGCAGGCAGATTGCCGGCCGACCGTCGTCGGGGCCCCAGCTCAGCGCGCTCATCCGCAACCGGGGCAGATCGAACTCGATCGAACGCGGATCGGTCATTTCGTGACCATACAACAACGCTCAAGTGTATTGTTTGGCCACGACCCGGCGACGAGGAGCGGAGTCCCGATGAGCTTCGACGTGGTGATCAGCAACGGCCGGTACTTCGACGGCACCGGCGGACCCTCCGCGATACGCAACGTCGGCATCCGCGACGGCCGGGTCGCGGCGGTCACCGACGAACCCATCACCGGCACCGAGGAGATCGACGCCACCGGCAACTGGGTGCTGCCCGGGCTGATCGACATCCACACCCACTACGACGTCGAGGTGCTCACCGCCCCGGCGCTGACCGAGTCGCTGCGCCACGGGGTGACCACCGTGGTCGTCGGTTCCTGCTCGCTGTCGACGGTGCATGTCGACGGGGAGGAGGCGGGGGATCTGTTCGGCCGGGTGGAGGCGATCCCGCGCGAGTTCGTCATCGCCGCGGTCGAGGAGCACAAGGACTGGTCGAACGCCGAGGAGTACATCCGCGCCCTCGAGGCCCGGCCGCTCGGGCCGAACATCACCGCGTTCATCGGACACTCCGACATGCGCGCCGCGGCAATGGGACTCGAGCGCGCCACCACCCACGACGATCAGCCGACCGCCGCCGAGCTGGCGCAGATGGAACGCTGGCTCACCGAGG
The window above is part of the Mycolicibacterium hassiacum DSM 44199 genome. Proteins encoded here:
- the ftsX gene encoding permease-like cell division protein FtsX, giving the protein MRFGFLVNEVLTGFRRNVTMTIAMILTTAISVGLFGGGLLVVRLADQSRDIYLDRVESQVFLTDEVSATDPSCDADPCKALREKIEERDDVRSVRFLNRDAAYEDATKKMPALKEYADKTAFPASFIVKLDNPEQHPQFEDAMVGQPGVQRVMNQKVLIDRLFAVLDGIRNVAFAIAFVQAIGAILLIANMVQVAAYTRRTEIGIMRLVGASRWYTQLPFLVEAMLAAFIGVVIAIIGLVVVREVFLEDALDQFYEANLIARVDWADVLYGCAPWMLLLGLAMAGITAYVTLRIYVRR
- the prfB gene encoding peptide chain release factor 2, yielding MDPDRQADIAALDSTLTTVERVLDVDGMRKRIKELEELAADPHLWDDQDRAQKITSELSRTQGELRRVEDLRRRLDDLPVLYELAEEENSADARDEADAELKRLREDIEAMEVRTLLSGEYDQREALVTIRSGAGGVDAADWAEMLMRMYIRWAEKHGYPVEVLDTSYAEEAGIKSATFVVHAPYAYGTLSVEQGTHRLVRISPFDNQSRRQTSFADVEVLPVVEQTDHIDIPESEIRVDVYRSSGPGGQSVNTTDSAVRITHLPTGIVVTCQNEKSQLQNKLSAMRVLQAKLLERKRQEERAELDALKSDGSASWGNQMRSYVLHPYQMVKDLRTEYEVGNPAAVLDGDIDGFIEAGIRWRNRKDDD
- a CDS encoding mechanosensitive ion channel family protein; its protein translation is MTTSTLLAQSFADRWVGFWRGDIGIWILERGVPIALLLVGGLLAARFINWSAQRIVRRIDAEYQESDQLVRSESTKHRQAVASVISWVSVALLFIVVAVQITNILQIPVGSLVAPAAVLGAALGFGAQKLVQDLLAGFFIITERQYGFGDLVRLSMVGAPDESLGTVEEVTLRVTKLRTPEGEMYTIPNGNIVRSLNLSKDWARAVIDIPVPTSADLSVVNDVLHAVAERATEDPVLKPLMLDAPQLMGVESIGVDSVNLRMVARTLPGKQFEVGRHIRVLVVEALRRAGVVSPTDATTPMVGAIVHPATADGAAESTQGPPEDKKDGDKKDEDKKDKAK
- the smpB gene encoding SsrA-binding protein SmpB translates to MAKAKKAKKTEPGKAGNNRVVATNRKARHNYSILDTYEAGIQLVGTEVKSLREGQASLADAFATIDDGEVWLRNVHIPEYHHGTWTNHDPRRKRKLLLHRKQIDQLMGRVRDGNCTLVPLSMYFTDGKVKVELALARGKEARDKRQDIARRDAEREIARALGRRAKGMR
- a CDS encoding FAD-dependent oxidoreductase; translation: MRPYYVAIVGSGPSGYFAAASLLKFADSQDEVDVRIDMLEMLPTPWGLVRSGVAPDHPKIKSISAQFEKTALDPRFRFFGNIRVGEHVQPAELAERYDAVIYAVGAQSDRSLRIPGEDLPGSVSAVEFVGWYNAHPHYEDKGPDLSSGRAVVIGNGNVALDVARILVTNPDVLARTDIADHALESLHQRGVEEVLIVGRRGPLQAPFTTLELRELGQLEGLADVDVIVDPADLADITEEDLQAAGKTVRNNIKVLRGYAETPPKGARRRIVFRFCTSPIEIKGDGRVESIVLGRNKLVEEDGRVVARDTGEREELPAQLVIRAVGYRGVPLPGLPFDDRAGVIPHTAGRIDGSRNEYVVGWIKRGPTGVIGSNKSDAQETVDTLVKDFAGAELADFGADHGEQLMQWLLERQPKVVTQQHWKAIDDYERAAGEPLGRPRVKVANVAELIRIGHG
- a CDS encoding TetR/AcrR family transcriptional regulator produces the protein MARRHGWAGNTPASDEEAINRILDAADEIIAERGSAMRLSDVARALGVTRQTVYRYFPGTEALLIATVMRSGDGFLDQLARHVAGETDPVAAVVEGLAFTIENLSTDDRIIYILSRRSRGELAPSLASETALAFSRSMLHRYQVDWQAYGFDEAALGELSEFLLRILYSYLADTNQPNRTGAQLRAFLARWVGPAVMYPRIAAAVESVERVTDAATPGRVRRRSAS
- a CDS encoding metal-dependent hydrolase, with the translated sequence MTDLTVRRVRFHLSGDDVPFVWNPQRPAFSVHCNLVTFLAPGFEKLIVAATREAIPLMRDPRQVEEAELYLRQEAQHSAAHLTHFRALVRRWPGLQQVMDDVLASYENLNATKPLAWRLAYAAIIEATFTPYFKVFLDHEDKLFAPGDERVASLFLWHFVEEIEHRSSALMVYNAVHGNYQYRLRTIGPVIRHLSEVLSIVVRGFQRHVPAADGGHHARLLPDRITPRAMLAAAREARRLTGPGQGTYAGVPAREMAAILAGIIRSQGPRHDPAHADTPPFADRWLARYRQEPRCAARWYSIGAKAVVGG
- the ftsE gene encoding cell division ATP-binding protein FtsE; the encoded protein is MITLDRVSKQYKSSARPALDNVSVKIDKGEFVFLIGPSGSGKSTFMRLLLAEEKPTSGDIRVSKFHVNKLSGRHIPALRQVIGCVFQDFRLLQQKTVFDNVAFALEVIGKRKEVINRVVPEVLEMVGLSGKANRLPHELSGGEQQRVAIARAFVNRPLVLLADEPTGNLDPETSKDIMDLLERINRTGTTVVMATHDHHIVDSMRQRVVELELGRLVRDEQRGVYGMDR